The window GCTGGTTCCTCCTCAACCGCACGACGTTCGGACGCCGCACGGTCGCCGTCGGCGGCAACCCCGAGGCCGCGCGCCTCGCGGGCATCAAGGTCAAGCGGCACACGATGTACATCTACGCACTGTGCGGCCTCACCGCCGGCATCGGCGCGGTCATGATGCTCGCCCGCACGACGGCGGGATCGTCCACGAACGGCATGCTCTACGAGCTCGACGCGATCGCCGCGGTCGTCGTCGGCGGCACGCTCCTCGTCGGCGGCCGGGGCACGATCGTCGGCACCGTGCTCGGCGTCCTCATCTTCGCGACCCTCACGAACGTGTTCATCCAGAACAACCTCGACAGCTCGGTGCAGGCCATCGCCAAGGGCGCGATCATCATCGTCGCCGTGCTCCTGCAGCAGCGCTTCTCCCGGAAGAACGCGACGAGCTGACCCATCCCGACGACCCCATCCCCCACCACACAACCGACCGACGGACGGCATCGAAGGAGATCCCCATGTCCACCACAACCTCCCGCAGGCGCCGCCTGCTCGGCATCGCCGCGACGGGCGCCACCGCACTCCTGCTGCTCACCGGCTGCCTGTCCAACACACCCGCCGCGGAACAGAACACGGGCGGCAACGAGACCACGACCGACAACGACGCACCGGGCGAGAAGATCGTCATCGGCTTCTCGGCACCCGCCGCCGACCACGGCTGGATGGGCGCCATCACGACCGCCGCCGAGGCCGAGGCGGCGAACTACGAGGACGTCGAGCTGCGCGTCGCGGAGGGCACGAACGACGTGAACCTCCAGATCAGCCAGGTCGAGGGATTCATCAACGACGGCGTCGACGCGATCGTGCTGCTGCCGTTCGACGGTGCGGCCCTGACCGAGGTCGCGATCAAGGCCATGAACGCGGGCATCCCCGTCATCAACGTCGACCGCGAGTTCACGAGCCCGTTCGCGGCCCGCACGACCGTGCTCGGCGACAACTACGGCATGGGCGTGAGCGCGGGGACGTACATCTGCGAACAGCTCAAGGACACGCCGGACGCCGTCGTCGCGGAGATCGCCGGTATCGACTCGCTGCCGCTCACGCAGGACCGCAGCACGGGCTTCGCGGATGCGCTCGACGACTGCGGCCTGAAGGTCTCCAACCGCGTCGCCGCCGACTTCACGGTGCAGGGCGGCGAGCAGGCGGCGTCGAGCCTCCTGCAGGCGGCGCCGAAGATCGACGCGATCTGGAACCACGACGACGACCAGGGCGTGGGCGTGCTCGCCGCCATCGAGAACGCGAACCGCAGCGAGTTCTTCCTCGTCGGCGGCGCCGGATCGGCGAACATGATGCGCGAGATCCAGGAGGGCACCGGTGTCGTGCGGGCGACCGTCGTCTATCCGGCCACCCAGGCCGCGGACGGCGTGAAGCTCGCGCGCCTCATCGCGAACGACCGCTCGCTCGGCGACCTCGAGTCGCACAGTGTGCCGCGCCTCATCCAGCTGTACGCACCGGTCGTGACGAAGGACAACGTGGCGGAGTACCTCGACACCGCGTTCGAGTCCTGACCCCACCCCGTACACGGCACCGCTCCGGGGCCGGCCCGCGCGGCCTGCCCCGGGTGGCGGTACCGATGAGAAGGAGCACACGATGCAGCAGGACAACAGGCCGACGCTCGGGGTCGGAATGGTCGGGTACGCGTTCATGGGCGCGGCGCACTCGCAGGCGTGGCGCACCGCCCCGCGCTTCTTCGACCTGCCGCTCGATCCGCGCATGCGGGTCGTCGCGGGGCGCGACGCCGATGCGGTCGAGCGGGCGGCGAGGCGGCTCGGCTGGGAGGAGTCGACGACCGATTGGCACACGCTCCTCGAACGGGACGACGTGCAGCTCGTCGACGTGTGCACGCCGGGTGACACGCACGCCGAGATCGCGATCGCCGCGCTCGGGGCCGGTAAGCACGTCCTGTGCGAGAAGCCGCTCGCCAATTCGGTCGCGGAGGCCGAGCGCATGGTCGACGCGGCGGAGGCCGCGTGGCGCACCAACGGCACGCTCGCGATGGTCGGGTTCACCTACCGGCGCGTCCCGGCCGTGCAACTCGCCCGTGAGCTCGTCGCCGACGGGCGCATCGGGCGCATCCGTCACGTGCGCGCGCAGTACCTGCAGGACTGGCTCGCCGACGAGACGGCCCCGCTCACGTGGCGATTGCAGAAGGAGAAGGCCGGCTCCGGTGCGCTCGGCGACATCGGCGCCCACATCGTCGACCTCGCCGCGTTCATCACGGGTGAGCGCCTGACGGGGGTGTCGGCCCTCACGACGACGTTCGTGACCGAACGTCCGCTCGCCGTCGGACGCGCCGGCATCGCGGGGGAGGGGGACACCGGGACTGGGGAGGTCACGGTCGACGACGCCGCCGTGTTCTTCGGCCGCCTGTCGGGCGGCGGCACGGCGTCGTTCGAGGCCACCCGCTACGCGACCGGGCGCAAGAACGCGATCCGCATCGAGATCAGCGGAGACCGCGGCGCGCTCGCCTTCGACTTCGAGGACATGAACGTGCTCGAGTACTTCGACGCCCGGGAACCGGGGCGCACGGCCGGGTTCCGTCGTATCCTCGTCACCGAGCCCGATCACCCCTACACGGGTGCCTGGTGGCCCGCCGGTCACGGGCTCGGCTACGAGCACGCGTTCACGCACCAGGTCGTCGATCTCGTCGGCGACATCGCTGCCGGACGTCCCCCGCACCCGAGCTTCGCCGACGGCCTCGCCGTGCAGCGTGTGCTCGATGCGGTCGAGCGCAGTTCCGCGGACGGCAGCCGGTGGATCGACATCCCGGCGCCCGACGACTCGACGGACTGACCGGACGGCGGGCGGCGTCCACGCCCGAGCATCGCACCACGAGTCGGGCCCGACCGGACGGACGACGTCGGGCCCGGCGCGCACCATCGACCACGAAGCGGACACCCACCCGAGTGGGCCGATCGAACATCGCCCGATCACACAGCGAAGGAGCTGAACGACATGGCACGCCCCATCACCCTGTTCACCGGCCAGTGGGCCGACCTCCCGTTCGAGGAGGTCGTCGCCCTCGCATCCGAGTGGGGCTACGACGGTCTCGAGATCGCCTGCTGGGGTGACCACCTCGACCCGTGGCGCTGGGACGACGACGCGTACGTCGAGGGCCGCGAACGGCTCCTCGCGGAGCACGGTCTCGCGGTGCACGCGATCTCGAACCACCTCAAGGGCCAGATCGTGTGCGACGATCCCATCGACCAGCGGCACCGCGACATCGTCTCCGACCGGGTGTGGGGCGACGGCGAGCCCGAGGGCGTGCGGCAGCGCGCCGCCGAGGAGCTGAAGCACACCGCACGACTCGCGGCGCGGCTCGGCGCGGGCGTCGTGACGGGCTTCACGGGCTCGTCGATCTGGAAGTACGTCGCGATGTTCCCGCCCGTCACGCAGGCGGCGATCGACGCCGGGTACCAGGACTTCGCCGACCGCTGGAACCCGATCATCGACGTCTTCGACGAGGTCGGTGTCCGGTTCGCGCTCGAGGTGCATCCGAGCGAGATCGCCTACGACTACTGGACGACGCAGCGCACGCTCGAGGCGATCGGACACCGCGAGGGATTCGGCTTGAACTGGGACCCGAGCCACATGGTGTGGCAGGAAATCGACCCCGTCGGCTTCCTGTGGGACTTCCGCGACCGCATCTACCACGTGCACTGCAAGGACACGAAGAAGCGGCTCGCGAACGGCCGCAACGGTCGGCTCTCGTCGCACCTCGCGTGGGCCGACCCGCGGCGCGGGTGGGACTTCATCTCGACCGGGCACGGCGACGTCCCCTGGGAGGACGCGTTCCGCATGCTCGGGGCGATCGGGTACGCAGGGCCGCTCTCGGTCGAGTGGGAGGACGCGGGCATGGACCGTCTCGTGGGGGCCCCCGAAGCGCTCGCGTTCGTGCGTCGACTCGCGTTCGAGCCACCGGCGGCCGCGTTCGATGCGGCGTTCTCCACACGGCAGTAGCGAACGGCGTCGGACCGAACGCGATCGGTCGCCGGACGGCACCCTGCCGACTCGAGTGGACGCGCGCGCACGGCAACGCGCCGGGGCGTCACCTGATCGGTGACGCCCCGGCGCGTTCGTGCAAGAGCGAGCGGGTGCCGGCCACTCCCTGGGAGCCGGCACCCGCGCTCCCCGTACTGGCGGTCACACGGTGTCGGCGGCCGCGCGCGATGTCCCCCGACGACGCGCATTGCGACCGGCATCACCCCAGATGAAGGTGACCTCGTCCTCCGAATGGGAGACGATCAGCGGGGCCTGACCCGCCGTCGCGACCGCGGCCGTGTGTTCGCGCTCGCGAGGGCGGATGAATGTGAGGAGGAGTGCGACGACGCACAGGACGACGCCGACGGTCACCTCCACGAGTGGCGCGAGGTCAGGGACCTCGAGCGTCGAGGAATCGAGCATGCTGCCCTGCACGACGATGCCGTGCCCCCACATCTGCATGATGCCGAGGGTCACGAGCCCGAGACCGATCACGCCCGCGATGATGGGCAGCACGACGGTTCGGAAGCGGCGCATGATGCGTCCTCTCGGGAGGAAATCGGGGTGATGCAGACCATCATGCGCCCATCACCCGGCCCTGTCATCCCGTGTCGGGCGAGTGATGCTCATCCGAAGGGATGAACCCGCGCTACACCGCTCGGGATGGGATGTACTGCCCCTGGCGTCCCGGCTCCGAGCATGCGAGGATCCCGTGCTCCGCCCGGCCGCCCGCCGCGAGCCCGAGATCGTGGTCGCGGTCGACGATGCACGCGGTCGGCATTCCCATGGAGGTGACGGGCGGCTGTGACAGGCTGCCGCCATGGATACCGTGTACACCGCAATCGCACACGCTACGGGCGGGGGACGCGACGGCCACGTCCGCTCCGAGTCCGACCGCCTCGACCTCGACCTGCGTCCGCCCAAGGAGATGGGCGGCTCGGGGGAGGGGACGAACCCCGAGGAACTCTTCGCCGCAGGCTACGCGGGCTGCTTCCTCGGCGCCTTCCACGCAGCGGGCAAGCAGCTTGGCAAGGACACGAGCGACGCCGCCGTCTCGACGTCCGTCGGGATCGGCAAGCGCGAACCCACGGGGTTCCAGCTCACCGTCACCCACGACGTCTACGCCCCGCACCTCACGGCGGACGAGACGCGCGAGGTCGCCCGCGTCGCGCACGAGGACATCTGCCCGTACTCGCACGCCACGCGCGGCAACGTCGACGTCACCATCAACGTCGTCGAGTAGCCACGACCGGCTCACCGCCTCGCCCCGCCGTCGACGCTCGACGGCGGGGCGAGGCGTGTCGGTCATAATCGAAGGCAGTCCGCACACGGAAGGAATCGCATGACCGACACCGCAGGAACGGCACCGTCACGCTCCGAGCTCGCCCGCATGGTCGACCACACGCTGCTGAAGACCGAGGCGACACCTGCCGACGTGTCGGCACTGCTCGTCGATGCGCAGGCGCTCGGTGTGTACTCCGTGTGCGTGTCGCCGAACATGCTCCCGATCGAGGGCGAGCGCGGCGAGGTCAAGATCTGCACGGTCATCGGGTTCCCGTCGGGCAAGCACCACTCCGGCATCAAGGCGATCGAGGCGAAGCGTGCCGTGGTGGACGGCGCCGAGGAACTCGACATGGTCATCGACATCGGGGCGCTCAAGGCGGGCCGCGCCGACCTCGTCGAGCAGGACATCGCCGCGGTTCGCGAGGCGGCACCGAATCCGATCATCCTCAAGGTCATCATCGAATCGGCCGCACTCACGGACGACGAGATCGTCGCCGCGTGCGAGGCGGCCGTGAACGCCGACGCGGACTACGTGAAGACGTCGACCGGGTTCCACCCCGCGGGGGGCGCGAGCGTCGAGGCCGTGAAGCTCATGCGGAAGACCGTCGGCGACGCGCTCGGCGTGAAGGCGTCCGGCGGCATCCGGGACGCGGAGACGGCGCTGGCCATGGTGCGGGCCGGCGCGAGCAGGCTCGGGCTGTCGGGAACGGCGGCCGTGCTCGACGGCCTCGAGACGGGGGGTGCGGCGTGACCGAGCCCGTCGACCAGGTGGAGGCGCAGCGGCAGCTCGCCGCGATCCGCGGCAGCATCGACAACATCGACGCCGCGCTCGTGCACATCCTCGCCGAGCGCTTCAAGCAGACGCAGCGGGTGGGCGTGCTGAAGGCGGCGAGCGGCCTGCCCGCGTCGGACCCGGCGCGCGAGCGCGAGCAGATCGCCAGGCTGCGTGCCCTCGCGAAGGACGCGCACCTCGACCCGGAGTTCGCGGAGAAGTTCCTCGGCTTCATCATCGACGAGGTCATCAAGCACCACGAGCACCTCGCAGGTGGTGTGCCGCTCGACGAGGAGGCCCCGACACCCGGCGCGTGACATCGGAGCCACGAAGAAAAGCCGGGTTGTTGCTACCGGGCCCCGGGCCCGGTAGCAACAACCCGGCTTTATTCGGGCCGTGCGGGGCTGACGCGGTGCGGCGGGACCGGCGGGTGGGGCAGGTGACGTCGGGCCATTCTCGGGGATGACGCGATCACCACTCCGGTCCGGTGCACGCTCGTGCCCGCGCGGCATACGCTGACGACAACAGCATCGTCGTGAGGAGCACCGTGGCACGCACCCATGCCGGTCCCGGCCCGCAAGGATTCCGCAAACCGGCCTCCAGGACGCGCCAGTGGGCGCTCCGGCGCTCCGCGCGCATCGTCACGAGCATCTACGAGCTCTACCGTCTGCACCCCGCGATCTGGCGGTGGACCGCGCGCCACTTCCAGCCGGGCCTCGCGAGCTTCGCGAAGCTCAACGCCTGGATGATCTGCCAGCTCGCGAACCTCGACGTTCCCGCCTACCAGCGTCACCTCGGCGCTCACGACTTCCTCTTCCGGTGGTGGCGCCTCGAGAGCTACCCCGAGACCGACAAGCGCGGCTACGTCGCCGCCTACGGCGAGGCCGATCGCTGCTGGTTCGGTGAGATCGACACGATCGGCACCGTCGTCGACGAGTCCTCGGGCTCGTCGGGCACACCGTTCAACTGGATGCGCGGCCGGAAGGAGCTGCGCACAATCCACAGCAACGTCGCCGGGTACGTGACGCTCCTGTTCGGCTCCAAGAAACTGTTCGCGATCAACGCGTTCTCGATGGGTGCCTGGGCGACCGGCACGAACACGGGGCATGCGATGTCGAAGATCGCGATGGTCAAGAACACGGGCCCGGACATCGACAAGATCGTCGACACCCTGCGCCACTTCGGGCCGCGCTTCGTGTACCTCGTGAGCGCGTACCCGCCGTTCCTCAAGCACCTCCGCGACCGACTCGACCGCGAGGAGTGGTTCAGCTGGGACCGCTACAAGCTCAACGGCTTCGTCGGCGGCGAGTCGATGACCGAGGGGCTGCGCGACTACTGCGAGGAGCGGTTCGGCCGCGTCTACTCGGGTTACGGCGCGAGCGATCTGACGATCGGCATGGGTGGCGAGTCCGACGTGTCGGTGTGGCTGCGCCGCTCCATGTACGCTGACGACCGGGTGCGGGAACGGCTGCTCGGCCCCGACGAGACGCGCATCCCCATGGTGTTCCAGTACAACCCGCTCGAGACCTACCTCGAGGTGAACGACGACCGCGAACTCGTCGTCACCCTCAACTCGACCGCGATCATGAGCCCCAAGCTGCGCTACAACATCGGCGACGAGGCGATGATCCGCTCGTTCCCGGAGGTGTTCGACCAGCTCGCGTTCGACCCCGAACTCCAGCGCGCGTTCCACCGAGCGTTCGCTGTCCAGCGCATGAAGTTGCCGTTCCTGTTCCTGTTCGGACGCCGCGACTCGACGATCTCGTACATGGGCGCCAACCTCTACCCGATCGACGTCGAGAACGGGCTCTACCGCGACAACCCGCACGCGTCGAGCATCGAGTCGTTCAAGCTCGCGCTCGTCGAGATCGGCGAGCACGAGCAGCGACCGATCGTGCACCTGCAACTGCGTGAGGACGCCGCCCTCGACGACGAGGCCCGCGCCGAGCTCGCGCGTGCGGCGCAGGCGGGCGTCGTCGGGCACCTCGCATCCGTATCGCGCGACTTCGAGCAGTCGCTCGCCGAGGACCCCTCGACGGCCGATCTGCGCATCGAGGTGCACGAGTTCGGGAGCGGGCCGTTCACGGGCGGGGTCTCGAAGATCAAGAACGTCTACCTCGTGGAGGACTGAGGTGTTCTCGACCGACTTCTCGCGCTGCCCGCCGCCCGGGCAGGGCGAGGCGGTCGTGATCGTCGAGGGACGCTCGGTCGCGCGCAGGCGTGACGGGGTCGTGTGGCGACGGCGCGTGCGCGACGGGACGATCCACGCCGAGGTGCTCGTGTTCGACGACGTGGACGCGGCACGTCGCGTGGCCGACGAGCACCCGTCCCGCGTGCGTCTGCTCGAGGCGGAGGCGCGCGGGTACACGAACGGCGTGTGGCGGACCGAGGAGCCGCACGCGATGGCGAACAACGAGCACTTCGCACCCACGAGCTCGGAGGAGCGCGCCGGACGGACGCCGCCGGAGATCGCCGGACGGATGCGTCGCCCCACGAGCCCGGGTGACCGGCCGGGGCCGAGACGGTGGACGATCTTCGACAGCGAGTCGATGTTCCTCGGGGCGACGCGCTACCGGCACCCGATCGCGTGGGCGGTCGTCGGCCGGCACTGGCCGCGCATGGTCGCGAAGATGCGTCGCATGTCGGGCTCGGTCTGGATCGGCACGTACTGGCAGTGGCCGTTCACGCTCGGCACGATGGCGACCTACCGCACGCGCGACGACATGCTCAAGTTCGCGCGCCTGCCCGAGCACCGGCACCTCATGCAGTGGATCGTGCGCGGCACCGCGAACGCCACGGGCGGCTACATCCGCCTCTACGCCTCGCGCGCGGAACTCGATCGACGGGTGCGCGATGCCGCACCGTCCCACGCGCGCTCGACGGGAGCGCCGGGCGGGGCGGGCGACCCCGGGCCGGGCGACGCCGCTCACGCGGGACGAGCGGCGACGACACCACCCGTGAAGGCCACGTCGCTCATCGAACGTCCCGAACCGCTCGTGCTCGAGGTCGTCGAGACCGAGGCCCAGTTCCAGGAGTTTCTCGCCGTCTCGCGTCGCGGCGACCCCGCGAACCTCGCCGTGCCGCTGCTCGAATCGACGGCACGCGCGTGGCGCGCGGACACGGCGGGCGCGCCCGAGCCCGTGGAGCTCATTCTCGCGCGCCGCGGCGACGTCGCCGTCGGGCGTACGACGATCCACACCGATCACGCGCTCGACGAGAAACTCGCCACCCGGGCGACGCTCTTCGGTGCCACCTGGGCGGCGACACCCGACGATCTCGCCGCACTGCTGGACGCGATCACGGCGCGCGCTCACGACGCCGGGGCGACCGAGGCCATCGGTCCCGCCGCGCTCCTGCCGAACCAGACGGGCGGCGTCATCACATCGGGCTTCGGGGAACGTGGATTCCTCGATTCGGCGTGGAACCCGTCGTGGGTCCCCGCGGTGTACGAGGCCGCGGGTTTCGCGGCGTGGAACGAGTCGGACACGTGGATCGCGCATCCGGACGAGATCGATCCGTCGGACACGGCAGTCACACCGCCCACGGCGGCGGAGCTCGACGCGGCCGGCATCCGCATCCGCCGGGCCTCCGTCCTGCGCTTCGGGAAACAGGTCGAGGAGCTGCGCACGCTCGTCAACGCCGCGTTCGCGCGCCTGCCGTACTACACCGACATCTCGCCCGCGCAGATGCGACAGGCGACCGACGGGCTCGTCGCACTCATGGATCCCGGGCTGTGGCTCACGGCGGAGGACACCCGGACCGGCGAGCCGATCGGCTTCGCGCTCCTCGTCCCCGACGCGACGGAGGTGCTGCAACGCTCCGGCGGGCGCATCGGCATCCGCGAGATCATCACGCTGCTGGGCGCGCGCGGACGTCGCGGGCGCGAGGCGATCCTCATCATCCAGGGCGTCGTGCCCGAGCAGCAGGGTCGCGGCGTCGCGACGCTCCTGTGGCGTCGCCTCGGTGCGCACCTCGTGGCACACGGCTACGGCGCCGTCCGCTCCACCTTCATCGGCCGCGACAATCCCGCCTCCGCTCGCCACCTCGAGCGCCTCGGCGGTGAACCGCTGCACGGAACCGTGTTCTATCGGAAACGCCTCGACGGCACGACCCAGGGGAGCCCCACATGAACGACCGCCGGGATACCGGGACGAGCGATGCGGCACTCCTGCGGTCGATCGTCCGTGCTGCGGCGAACGCCCCGTCCGCCCACAACACGCAACCGTGGGAGCCACGCATCACGGCGCACGGCATCGAGTTGGGCGTCGCACGCGGTCGCACGCTCCCGTTCGGCGACCCGACCGGGCGCGACACGCTGCTCGCGCTCGGTGCGTGGACGGAGTGCGCCGTCGTCGCGGCCGACGCGGCGGGGCGTGGGCTCGACGTGACCGTGCGGCCGGCGATCGCGGACCCGTCCGCGATCGTCGCGGGCCGCAGCGACGACGTGCTCGCCGAACTGCGGCTTCGTGCGGCACCGGATGGCGCGACGGGGGCCGGAGACGCGGCCGGCCCCGACGACGTGGCACCGGCTGGCGGGCGCTCTTCGGCACCGCTCGGAAATCGGCTCACCTTCCGGGGGCGCATGCACGCCGACCCCGGACTGCTGGAGGGCGCGAGCTTCGAGTTGCCGTCGTGGCTCCGCCTCGTTCCGATCTCGGCGAAGGATCTCGCGCACTTCTCGTCGCTCGGGACGGCGGACGTGCTCACGAGGCCGGGCGTCGCCGAAGAGCTCGCGGGGTGGCTGCGGCTCGCACCGATGCATCCGCGCTACGACGTCGACGGTTTGAGCGACCGCACGATGCTGCTCCCGATTCCCCTCGCACGACTTGCCGCCGGGGTGACGCGCCGCCGTCGCCTGCGCAACCTGTCGGCGCGGGCCGCCCGCCGAACGAGCGACCTCGTCCGACGCCTGCTGCTGGAGGTGCACCTCGATGCGGCGGGTGACGACGCCGACGCCGCGCACTTCGTGCTCGTCGCCGACGCGAACCGACTCGACCTGGG is drawn from Pseudoclavibacter chungangensis and contains these coding sequences:
- a CDS encoding phenylacetate--CoA ligase family protein, with translation MARTHAGPGPQGFRKPASRTRQWALRRSARIVTSIYELYRLHPAIWRWTARHFQPGLASFAKLNAWMICQLANLDVPAYQRHLGAHDFLFRWWRLESYPETDKRGYVAAYGEADRCWFGEIDTIGTVVDESSGSSGTPFNWMRGRKELRTIHSNVAGYVTLLFGSKKLFAINAFSMGAWATGTNTGHAMSKIAMVKNTGPDIDKIVDTLRHFGPRFVYLVSAYPPFLKHLRDRLDREEWFSWDRYKLNGFVGGESMTEGLRDYCEERFGRVYSGYGASDLTIGMGGESDVSVWLRRSMYADDRVRERLLGPDETRIPMVFQYNPLETYLEVNDDRELVVTLNSTAIMSPKLRYNIGDEAMIRSFPEVFDQLAFDPELQRAFHRAFAVQRMKLPFLFLFGRRDSTISYMGANLYPIDVENGLYRDNPHASSIESFKLALVEIGEHEQRPIVHLQLREDAALDDEARAELARAAQAGVVGHLASVSRDFEQSLAEDPSTADLRIEVHEFGSGPFTGGVSKIKNVYLVED
- a CDS encoding sugar phosphate isomerase/epimerase family protein, which gives rise to MARPITLFTGQWADLPFEEVVALASEWGYDGLEIACWGDHLDPWRWDDDAYVEGRERLLAEHGLAVHAISNHLKGQIVCDDPIDQRHRDIVSDRVWGDGEPEGVRQRAAEELKHTARLAARLGAGVVTGFTGSSIWKYVAMFPPVTQAAIDAGYQDFADRWNPIIDVFDEVGVRFALEVHPSEIAYDYWTTQRTLEAIGHREGFGLNWDPSHMVWQEIDPVGFLWDFRDRIYHVHCKDTKKRLANGRNGRLSSHLAWADPRRGWDFISTGHGDVPWEDAFRMLGAIGYAGPLSVEWEDAGMDRLVGAPEALAFVRRLAFEPPAAAFDAAFSTRQ
- a CDS encoding substrate-binding domain-containing protein codes for the protein MSTTTSRRRRLLGIAATGATALLLLTGCLSNTPAAEQNTGGNETTTDNDAPGEKIVIGFSAPAADHGWMGAITTAAEAEAANYEDVELRVAEGTNDVNLQISQVEGFINDGVDAIVLLPFDGAALTEVAIKAMNAGIPVINVDREFTSPFAARTTVLGDNYGMGVSAGTYICEQLKDTPDAVVAEIAGIDSLPLTQDRSTGFADALDDCGLKVSNRVAADFTVQGGEQAASSLLQAAPKIDAIWNHDDDQGVGVLAAIENANRSEFFLVGGAGSANMMREIQEGTGVVRATVVYPATQAADGVKLARLIANDRSLGDLESHSVPRLIQLYAPVVTKDNVAEYLDTAFES
- a CDS encoding Gfo/Idh/MocA family protein, which gives rise to MQQDNRPTLGVGMVGYAFMGAAHSQAWRTAPRFFDLPLDPRMRVVAGRDADAVERAARRLGWEESTTDWHTLLERDDVQLVDVCTPGDTHAEIAIAALGAGKHVLCEKPLANSVAEAERMVDAAEAAWRTNGTLAMVGFTYRRVPAVQLARELVADGRIGRIRHVRAQYLQDWLADETAPLTWRLQKEKAGSGALGDIGAHIVDLAAFITGERLTGVSALTTTFVTERPLAVGRAGIAGEGDTGTGEVTVDDAAVFFGRLSGGGTASFEATRYATGRKNAIRIEISGDRGALAFDFEDMNVLEYFDAREPGRTAGFRRILVTEPDHPYTGAWWPAGHGLGYEHAFTHQVVDLVGDIAAGRPPHPSFADGLAVQRVLDAVERSSADGSRWIDIPAPDDSTD
- the deoC gene encoding deoxyribose-phosphate aldolase, whose product is MTDTAGTAPSRSELARMVDHTLLKTEATPADVSALLVDAQALGVYSVCVSPNMLPIEGERGEVKICTVIGFPSGKHHSGIKAIEAKRAVVDGAEELDMVIDIGALKAGRADLVEQDIAAVREAAPNPIILKVIIESAALTDDEIVAACEAAVNADADYVKTSTGFHPAGGASVEAVKLMRKTVGDALGVKASGGIRDAETALAMVRAGASRLGLSGTAAVLDGLETGGAA
- a CDS encoding organic hydroperoxide resistance protein; this encodes MDTVYTAIAHATGGGRDGHVRSESDRLDLDLRPPKEMGGSGEGTNPEELFAAGYAGCFLGAFHAAGKQLGKDTSDAAVSTSVGIGKREPTGFQLTVTHDVYAPHLTADETREVARVAHEDICPYSHATRGNVDVTINVVE
- a CDS encoding GNAT family N-acetyltransferase, whose protein sequence is MFSTDFSRCPPPGQGEAVVIVEGRSVARRRDGVVWRRRVRDGTIHAEVLVFDDVDAARRVADEHPSRVRLLEAEARGYTNGVWRTEEPHAMANNEHFAPTSSEERAGRTPPEIAGRMRRPTSPGDRPGPRRWTIFDSESMFLGATRYRHPIAWAVVGRHWPRMVAKMRRMSGSVWIGTYWQWPFTLGTMATYRTRDDMLKFARLPEHRHLMQWIVRGTANATGGYIRLYASRAELDRRVRDAAPSHARSTGAPGGAGDPGPGDAAHAGRAATTPPVKATSLIERPEPLVLEVVETEAQFQEFLAVSRRGDPANLAVPLLESTARAWRADTAGAPEPVELILARRGDVAVGRTTIHTDHALDEKLATRATLFGATWAATPDDLAALLDAITARAHDAGATEAIGPAALLPNQTGGVITSGFGERGFLDSAWNPSWVPAVYEAAGFAAWNESDTWIAHPDEIDPSDTAVTPPTAAELDAAGIRIRRASVLRFGKQVEELRTLVNAAFARLPYYTDISPAQMRQATDGLVALMDPGLWLTAEDTRTGEPIGFALLVPDATEVLQRSGGRIGIREIITLLGARGRRGREAILIIQGVVPEQQGRGVATLLWRRLGAHLVAHGYGAVRSTFIGRDNPASARHLERLGGEPLHGTVFYRKRLDGTTQGSPT
- a CDS encoding chorismate mutase — encoded protein: MTEPVDQVEAQRQLAAIRGSIDNIDAALVHILAERFKQTQRVGVLKAASGLPASDPAREREQIARLRALAKDAHLDPEFAEKFLGFIIDEVIKHHEHLAGGVPLDEEAPTPGA